A stretch of the Sphingobacterium thalpophilum genome encodes the following:
- a CDS encoding hydroxypyruvate isomerase family protein, translating to MKRSDFIKSSLLAAGAGLSGHTFASASQNTSKTMDKGKTFNLNYAPHQGMFKHHAGDNFLDEIRYMYDLGFRGIEDNGYLGRTLDEQKKIGELLTKLGMTMGVFVVDGGQNWMPSLATGKQEFVDKFIETCHRSVEAAKRCNAKWLTVVPGFYERRLPWGNQFSNILAALRKGAEIFEPHGLVMVLETLSDTPDLFLQQTHETYAMCKAVNSPSCKILYDIYHMQRTEGDLIANMNRCWDEIAYIQIGDNPGRKEPTTGEINYKNVFKHIYDKGYKGVMGMEHGNSRPGKEGEDRLVAAYREVDSFL from the coding sequence ATGAAGCGATCTGATTTTATTAAGAGTAGCCTTTTAGCCGCTGGCGCGGGGCTATCGGGGCATACCTTTGCGTCAGCCAGCCAAAATACAAGTAAAACCATGGACAAGGGAAAGACATTCAACCTCAATTATGCACCCCATCAGGGGATGTTTAAGCATCATGCCGGTGACAATTTTCTAGATGAAATACGCTATATGTATGATCTGGGGTTTCGGGGTATTGAAGACAACGGCTATCTGGGACGTACACTCGATGAGCAAAAGAAAATAGGTGAGTTATTGACCAAGTTGGGCATGACTATGGGTGTTTTTGTCGTGGATGGCGGACAAAACTGGATGCCGTCATTGGCTACGGGTAAGCAGGAATTCGTGGATAAATTTATCGAGACCTGTCACCGGTCTGTAGAGGCCGCAAAACGCTGTAATGCGAAATGGCTGACTGTGGTTCCTGGATTTTATGAACGTCGACTCCCTTGGGGAAATCAATTCAGCAATATTCTTGCCGCATTGCGCAAAGGCGCGGAGATCTTTGAACCGCACGGTCTTGTCATGGTATTGGAGACCTTGAGTGATACACCGGACTTGTTTTTGCAACAGACCCATGAGACCTACGCCATGTGCAAGGCTGTCAACAGCCCTTCTTGTAAAATTCTGTACGACATTTATCACATGCAACGTACAGAAGGTGACCTGATCGCTAATATGAACCGTTGCTGGGACGAGATTGCTTATATCCAGATCGGCGATAATCCAGGCCGCAAGGAGCCCACAACAGGGGAGATCAACTATAAAAATGTGTTCAAACATATCTACGACAAAGGGTATAAAGGTGTGATGGGAATGGAACATGGAAATTCCAGACCGGGGAAAGAAGGAGAGGACAGATTGGTGGCTGCTTACCGCGAGGTCGATAGCTTTTTGTAA
- a CDS encoding FAD:protein FMN transferase, whose protein sequence is MCGPGLKAQTVLRESNRIRLEGPAQGTQFHITYFAADSVVKRAEIDSILQVIDFSMSIYRKDSNISIFNRDTVRHIEMDPHMAKVIAASFRYNKLSKGQFDITIAPLVDLWGFGVKKRVAIPDTAEVLQTKQLVGMRHVKVVGKQLIKKKPGIKIDVNGIAQGYTVDLLADYLEQRGVTNYMVEVGGEIRTLGSPPGQQGFSIGIVQPDESKEADIMTAVVQLNKGALTTAGSFEKYIRYKDRKLGHHINPLTGFPYTTCVLSVTVHANTAMDADALDNYLMGMEPKAIIAAVQKMKDVAVFVIYKDKNESICTVYSDGFTKLLKK, encoded by the coding sequence ATGTGTGGACCTGGACTGAAGGCCCAGACAGTTTTGAGAGAATCGAACAGGATCCGCTTGGAAGGCCCCGCGCAGGGCACGCAGTTTCATATCACTTACTTCGCTGCTGATAGTGTTGTCAAACGAGCAGAAATAGACAGTATCCTGCAGGTGATTGACTTCTCCATGTCTATTTACAGGAAAGATTCAAACATTTCCATATTTAACAGGGACACTGTCAGGCATATTGAGATGGACCCACATATGGCGAAGGTCATTGCAGCCTCGTTCAGATACAATAAGCTATCCAAAGGCCAGTTTGATATTACCATAGCCCCATTGGTCGATCTCTGGGGCTTTGGTGTGAAAAAGCGCGTAGCGATACCGGATACAGCCGAAGTGCTTCAGACTAAACAATTGGTCGGCATGCGGCATGTAAAGGTTGTGGGTAAGCAGCTGATCAAAAAGAAACCGGGGATTAAAATCGACGTTAATGGAATTGCGCAGGGGTATACTGTCGATCTGCTTGCGGATTATCTGGAGCAGCGCGGAGTTACCAATTATATGGTCGAAGTTGGCGGTGAGATTAGAACACTGGGATCCCCGCCGGGACAGCAGGGATTTTCCATCGGCATTGTCCAACCGGACGAAAGTAAGGAAGCTGATATCATGACGGCAGTAGTGCAACTTAATAAAGGAGCGTTGACAACGGCAGGCAGTTTCGAAAAATACATTAGATATAAGGATAGAAAACTTGGGCACCACATTAATCCGCTGACCGGTTTTCCTTATACAACATGTGTGTTAAGCGTGACCGTGCATGCCAATACCGCCATGGATGCGGATGCGCTCGACAACTACCTGATGGGCATGGAACCGAAGGCAATCATCGCTGCCGTTCAGAAGATGAAAGATGTGGCTGTATTTGTCATCTATAAAGATAAAAATGAATCTATCTGTACCGTTTATTCGGATGGATTTACTAAATTGTTGAAGAAATAA
- a CDS encoding Gfo/Idh/MocA family oxidoreductase — translation MKNLERRDFIKTSAVVAGGAMLSSLPLSGAYAAGSDVIKVALIGCGGRGTGATFDALSTGANIKVVALADAFKDNLDATYNTLKEKWQDKIDVSDNHKFVGFDAYKDAIKLADVVILATPPGFRPAHFEEAVRQGKHVFMEKPVAVDIPGVQQVIRAAAEAKRKKLNVVVGLQRRYQTNYREAIKRIHDGAIGDVTSGQVYWNSGGVWVRPRKPGQTEMEYQMRNWYYFNWLCGDHIVEQHVHNIDIANWVKGSYPVSIQGTGSRAHRTGKEYGEIYDNFALELTYADNSVVYSQCRHFEGIQNRVDEQFQATKGRVYLSAGGQAILYDWKGKEIYRHDAKGNPNPYQQEHKELFDAIAKGEYKFENAEYGAYSTLTGIIGRIACYTGKVIKWDEALKSTIKLGPEVLAWDANPKLLPDANGFYAVANPGQNTNLYI, via the coding sequence ATGAAAAATCTAGAAAGAAGAGATTTTATTAAAACTTCCGCTGTGGTTGCAGGTGGCGCGATGCTAAGTTCACTCCCCTTGTCGGGAGCATATGCTGCCGGATCCGATGTGATAAAAGTTGCGTTAATAGGCTGTGGAGGCCGAGGTACCGGAGCGACGTTTGATGCGCTAAGTACAGGAGCAAATATAAAGGTGGTGGCGCTCGCTGATGCATTTAAAGACAATTTAGATGCCACATATAATACCCTTAAAGAGAAATGGCAGGATAAGATTGACGTGAGCGACAACCATAAATTTGTCGGATTTGATGCGTACAAAGACGCAATCAAATTGGCCGATGTCGTTATCTTGGCGACGCCTCCGGGCTTCAGGCCTGCTCATTTCGAAGAGGCCGTGCGTCAGGGGAAACATGTCTTTATGGAAAAACCCGTCGCAGTGGATATCCCTGGAGTACAGCAGGTGATCCGTGCGGCAGCAGAAGCCAAACGAAAAAAATTGAATGTGGTTGTCGGGCTCCAACGTCGTTACCAGACCAACTATAGGGAGGCCATCAAGCGCATTCATGATGGCGCTATAGGTGATGTCACTTCAGGACAAGTGTATTGGAATTCGGGGGGTGTCTGGGTGCGTCCGCGTAAACCCGGGCAGACAGAAATGGAATATCAAATGCGCAATTGGTACTATTTCAACTGGCTTTGTGGTGACCATATTGTTGAACAGCACGTGCACAACATTGATATTGCCAACTGGGTGAAAGGTTCGTATCCGGTTTCCATACAGGGTACTGGAAGTAGGGCGCACCGAACTGGCAAGGAGTATGGTGAGATCTACGATAACTTTGCTCTGGAGCTCACCTATGCTGATAACAGCGTAGTATACAGCCAGTGCCGTCATTTTGAAGGAATACAGAACCGTGTCGACGAACAATTTCAGGCCACCAAAGGACGCGTATACCTATCGGCGGGAGGCCAGGCCATACTATATGACTGGAAGGGAAAAGAAATCTACCGTCATGATGCGAAAGGTAATCCAAACCCTTATCAACAGGAGCATAAGGAACTCTTTGATGCTATTGCAAAGGGCGAATATAAATTTGAAAATGCTGAGTATGGCGCTTACAGTACACTGACAGGCATCATTGGCCGTATTGCCTGCTATACGGGTAAGGTTATCAAATGGGATGAAGCGCTGAAATCAACCATCAAATTGGGGCCTGAGGTGCTTGCCTGGGATGCAAATCCGAAATTATTGCCAGATGCAAATGGTTTCTATGCTGTTGCAAATCCGGGTCAAAATACAAACCTGTATATATAA
- a CDS encoding formylglycine-generating enzyme family protein, producing the protein MFKKFIIPVFLFAGVQAFAQTKFDHYEQAIEGTSLSFKMMAIPGGSFMMGTESGGKDDEKPAHQVKLDPFWMGQYEVTWDLFEPFLYKDYEIAKSKDGKVSPEVDAVTRPTKPYLDMTFGFGKEGHPALAMTNYNAIQFCKWLYVRTGVFYRLPTEAEWEYAARAGSKTAYFFGDDASKLNDYAWYQENGEQKTHAVGQKKPNPWGLYDIYGNVAEWTYDQYKADAYGEGKGKVLNNPVVVPTNLYPHVVRGGAFDSQAADLRSAARGASDPVWKQLDPQVPKSNWWFPEAPFVGMRLVRPLNPPSHEEIMAYYDKKPIKDF; encoded by the coding sequence ATGTTTAAAAAATTCATTATACCTGTTTTTCTGTTTGCTGGTGTGCAAGCCTTTGCCCAGACAAAATTTGATCATTATGAGCAGGCTATCGAGGGGACAAGTCTTTCCTTCAAAATGATGGCCATCCCCGGTGGAAGCTTCATGATGGGAACGGAGTCTGGAGGTAAGGACGATGAAAAACCTGCGCATCAGGTAAAACTGGATCCGTTCTGGATGGGGCAGTACGAGGTAACCTGGGATTTGTTCGAACCTTTCTTATACAAGGATTATGAAATTGCAAAAAGCAAAGATGGCAAAGTTTCGCCAGAAGTTGATGCTGTAACCAGACCGACCAAGCCCTATTTAGATATGACTTTTGGTTTTGGCAAAGAGGGGCATCCTGCTTTGGCGATGACCAATTACAATGCGATCCAGTTCTGCAAATGGTTATACGTTCGTACAGGCGTTTTTTATCGCCTTCCAACGGAGGCGGAGTGGGAGTATGCTGCTCGTGCGGGATCAAAAACCGCTTATTTTTTCGGTGATGATGCCTCGAAGTTGAACGATTATGCCTGGTATCAGGAAAATGGGGAGCAGAAGACACATGCTGTGGGCCAAAAGAAGCCTAATCCTTGGGGTCTGTATGATATTTATGGAAATGTAGCGGAATGGACTTATGACCAATATAAAGCGGATGCTTATGGGGAAGGCAAAGGTAAGGTGCTGAACAATCCAGTTGTTGTGCCAACGAACCTATATCCACATGTAGTCCGTGGTGGAGCATTTGACAGTCAGGCGGCGGACCTTCGTTCGGCAGCCCGTGGCGCTTCGGATCCTGTCTGGAAACAGCTGGACCCTCAGGTTCCTAAAAGCAACTGGTGGTTTCCGGAAGCTCCTTTCGTTGGAATGCGCCTGGTGAGACCATTAAATCCACCTAGCCATGAGGAGATTATGGCGTACTATGATAAAAAACCAATCAAAGATTTTTAA